From a region of the Sander lucioperca isolate FBNREF2018 chromosome 8, SLUC_FBN_1.2, whole genome shotgun sequence genome:
- the LOC116054572 gene encoding DNA ligase 1-like, producing the protein MFRSIFGLKFFARPRSSGDMDSSKKKSKRRSERPSSPEDLNPPTILREHGRRGERPSSSGGTNPSTIMKERRQRGEGPLSCAENKPSITRQQERRDVSSLFSVGTNPSTIMKEHRQKGESPLSCAENKPSITRQQIRRGESPSSSSSEDKQPSTPRRKQAWRGESPPSSSSEDDQPSSTRQRVRRFESPSSSSSEDKQPSTPRRKQAWRGESLPSSSSEDDQPSSTRQQERKDVSSLFYVGTNRKEHRRKDVSSLFYVGTIMKEHRRKGESPLSCAENKPSTTSVRKERKIIEREKQRLEKDGLKRERERCEKMKRKNQEKEKKTFGLLSRIYIWRLNRKIDRIARKIQSTHVDECYLLRHGPLINPKEMAEKEQLLDQRRDLILYKRRQEFKVEKEVRKQRLKVERKEIDVKKMENISELCCNSDSPDMLNLGYGPMPVRSPKLRFVNIYHLREYESNQKNGIKQREVIEGDGKHFRFDKTEVKRRQAWV; encoded by the exons ATGTTTAGATCCATTTTTGGACTAAAATTCTTTGCAAGACCTCGGTCTTCAGGAGATATGGACTCTTCGAAGAAGAAGTCCAAACGAAGGAGTGAGAGACCTTCGTCTCCTGAAGACCTCAACCCTCCCACCATCTTGAGGGAGCACGGACGAAGGGGTGAGAGACCTTCGTCTAGTGGAGGCACCAACCCTTCTACCATCATGAAGGAGCGCAGGCAAAGGGGTGAGGGCCCTTTGTCTTGTGCAGAAAACAAGCCCTCTATCACCAGGCAGCAAGAACGAAGGGATGTGAGCTCTTTGTTCAGCGTGGGCACCAACCCTTCTACCATCATGAAGGAGCACAGGCAAAAGGGTGAGAGCCCTTTGTCTTGTGCAGAAAACAAGCCCTCTATCACCAGGCAGCAAATACGAAGGGGTGAGagcccttcctcttcatcctctgaagacAAGCAGCCTTCTACTCCAAGGCGGAAGCAAGCATGGAGAGGTGAGAGCCCTCCGTCGTCATCTTCTGAAGATGACCAGCCTTCTTCCACCAGACAGCGAGTACGAAGGTTTGAGagcccttcctcttcatcctctgaagacAAGCAGCCTTCTACTCCAAGGCGGAAGCAAGCATGGAGAGGTGAGAGCCTCCCGTCTTCATCTTCTGAAGACGACCAGCCTTCTTCCACCAGGCAGCAAGAACGAAAGGATGTGAGCTCTTTGTTCTACGTAGGCACCAACAGGAAGGAGCACAGGCGAAAGGATGTGAGCTCTTTGTTCTACGTAGGCACCATCATGAAGGAGCACAGGCGAAAGGGTGAGAGCCCTTTGTCTTGTGCAGAAAACAAGCCCTCTACCACCAG TgtgagaaaggagaggaagaTCATTGAAAGAGAAAAGCAGCGTTTGGAGAAGGATggtttaaaaagagaaagagagagatgtgaaaagatgaagagaaagaaccaggagaaggagaagaaaacGTTTGGTCTGCTTTCAAGAATATACATTTGGAGGCTCAATCGCAAGATAGATCGCATTGCCAGGAAAATCCAATCAACCCATGTGGATGAGTGCTACCTCCTGCGTCATG GTCCCCTCATAAATCCaaaggaaatggcagaaaaaGAACAGCTGCTTGACCAAAGGAGGGACCTGATCTTGTACAAACGCAGACAAGAATTTAAGGTGGAGAAGGAAGTGAGGAAGCAAAGACTGAAGGTAGAGAGGAAGGAAATAGATGTGAAGAAGATGGAGAATATCTCTGAGTTATGCTGCAACTCAGATAGCCCAGATATGTTAAATCTTGGCTACGGGCCAATGCCAGTCAGGTCACCCAAACTCAGATTTGTTAACATATATCATTTAAGAGAATATGAGAGCAATCAAAAAAATGGCATCAAACAGAGAGAGGTAATTGAGGGAGACGGCAAACATTTCAGATTTGACAAAACTGAAGTAAAGAGGCGGCAGgcctgggtttga